A stretch of DNA from Leopardus geoffroyi isolate Oge1 chromosome B3, O.geoffroyi_Oge1_pat1.0, whole genome shotgun sequence:
AATGATATTGTAGTATAGATATGCCATaccatataatattttatttatccatttatcagttgataaaGAGTTATTTCCTCTCTCCAACTATTATATAACAAGGCTGCAATGAAAattcatgtacaaatttttgCATAGATGTgcgttttcatttattttgggttaTGCACTTAAAAGTAGAATTGTGGATCATAGGATAGCTTTATGGTTAAATTCTTAGGTACTCCTGACCttttttctaaagtggctgcactaatttacatttctatcagcaaagtatgaaggttccaatttgtccacatcctccttaacacttgttattgtctttttgattatagccctCCTAGTGAGTGTGAAAAGGCACCTCATTGAGCTAttcttttgcatttccctattgaCTAAGAATgtagaatatcttttcatgtgctgattGGCCATTTGTTTATCACTTTTTGgtgaattatttattcaaatctttttcccattaattatttttatccttttattgttgagttttaagacttCCTTTatatgatatttgcaaatattttctaccattctgcttgttgtctttttacttcctttatagtgtcctttgaagcaaaAACTTTTATGTAATTGTGATGAAGTCcactttattatattattattattattattattattaggttgCTTGTACATTAGGTACATCATATCTAAGTAAACATGGTTTACTTAAGGTCACACAGATTTGCACCTATGTTTTCatctaaaagttttatattttaaacgcttacatttatgtctttaatcccttttgatttaatttttatatatgatataggAGTTATGATCAGTTTTGCGAATTCTTCAGCTTTCGTTTTATAAAGAATagttgttttgttagttttattccAGATTTGATGTCCCTTAAGCTCATACCTTGGGTTTATGACTTGGAGATAGGTCTAGACTTTGGAAAAGATAGAATTGTTTAAAGACATATGTGGGTCTAGCAACATAGTCCTTATAGCAAAGCTTATTGGTAAAGTCTTCTTTTCTGTACATTCACTTCCCAATTACAGGGTATGCTTAGTCAGGGTTGTAAACTGATATAAATTATACTCTATAAGTATATGACTGATCCAATATGGAAGTTTGGATTGTGTGTAAGGCTCAGGGAGTTCATCATACCATTTCTAGTATCTAAAGCCAGCTTCTTAACGCAGTATAGAAACCAGAAAATTATGAGGAGGGTAGTTAGAGTTGTCAAAAAGAGTAGGCTGGAAAGGGTTTGGAAGGGGGGGATTAATAAACTAGATAATCAAGTACATTACAGTTGAGaattaagtataattttattttatcttaatatttagtttttaattataaaagtaattaatGATCAGTATAAAAAGTATAAgcatggtaaaaacaaaaaaaattgtcatgGCCAAGAGAAGCCTAAGGGGACATGACTACTGAACATATATGTGGTATCTTACAACAAGAAAATGACATTAGGAAAAATATGAGGAAATATGAATAAGGTATGGATTTTTAATTAACAACAATCACATATATACCCAATTCTCATTCCCCAGTGGAAGTTACTTTGTAATATTTGGGGCAATTCTATAGAGTTTTTGGTCTGAATCAAACCCTGTTCTAAAGATGTATATTAACTCACTTAGCTGTCAAATCATTGTATAAGTACAATTCCTCCATATTTTACAGACTAAAGAAACAAGGCACAGGAAGTTAGATAAATTGCCTAAAGTAACATTGCTATCAAGCATCAAAACTAGAATTTGAATCCAATGAGTCTGAGTCCAAGGCATGGTTTCCATTACTAACTATAGTGGTATGTgtgttatttcatatatttttttcagtgtgcatgtaaacatatatttacataaaatatccaCCTAGCattaattttacataatattttgctatttgctCCCATGATCAGAGTTGACTTTCTATGTGTAGGGGGGTAACTAAAAATAGCCAATATGCCAGATGCCATATTTTTGGGGTAGTATGTTATGAACTCCTTCACATGTTACTTCACTTGAATGTGTAAAAATGAACCATTAGTGCAATTTTGTAGATCAAAAACCTACAAACCTATATGGATAATTTCACATGATGCAGCACAAAACTTCATTCTTTATATCAGCcagattatatttatatataatatcagtctattctttatataaatagataACAATTTACTAAGTCTGTCTTTCATGAGGCAGATTACATAGTTTCCAAGATTTTATTACGATAGATGTCTCCACTGAGATGTATCTTCACACTTGTTTGTATAGTGTATGTATATGATTGGGAACAGAGCACTAGTTTAGGAGAATGGGGAGAGGATTTTAGCCATGTAGACGCTATTAGCCCACCTTCAGCCTCAGTTTTTTGATGTGGAgaattgagaaaatagaaaagctaTGTAAAATACTATGCAAATACAgcttcaggattctttccttagctTTCTCATCTTAGCATTGTCTTTTCCATGTTATACATATGTAGCAATTTTGGAGTTACCAATGAGTGCCTTAAATCTGTAGACAGAGCGTtactaggaaaaaagaaaatcattgtatGTACTTGTTCATTAGTGTTGTATGAGAGTGATATTTTCCCCACTCCAGTTATCACTGATTATTGGTAAAAATCTCAATGTATCCACGTAAAGGCTTTGTTTTATTCAGGGATCCAagctcattttttgttttatgagaaATGAGTAGCCAACTTTTTCAATTTAATTACCTATCCATTCTTTATTAGAGAGTTTACTTACATTATGATTGTTTTgacataattttcataatttgaaaaaataattgtagAAAGCAGAAAAACGGGGGGAACCCCACCAAATTTGAATAATGAAtgtaatatctttttcttttcttttagacagATTGAATTATCTAGCGTATTTGCATTGACTGTGGTTTTGCATTGATTTAActttttcaaattagcatttctGACATGTCCTATTGGAAGACTTGAAGGTGATTGTAAATCAGGATTGTTTGGCCCATGGTGCCTACAAAGATTTGTTGGGGAACGGAGAATTATTTCCTcaacattttacatgttttaaaaaagagagacctTGCCATTAAACTCAAGGTGGTGGTGGAGTTCTCCTCAAAAGGCGCTAGCGCCTTGGCTATTTGGAGTGCAGTAGAAATCAGGCCCCAATGATTCCACTTGGCGGGGGCGCTGGCACCCCTGCACTGCGGCAGGACCTCAGCACTGCGGCAAACAGTTGCGGTTGCGCAGCCAAAGTCGGAGGGGTGGCTAGCTGCGCATGCGCAGGTGGAACTGGTGTGATTAGCCCTGCCGCAGTGACTGGAACACAGAGTGGAGTGGTCGCCGGAGATGCCTGAAGGTCTGTTCTGAGGAGCGTCTAGCAGCGCGATGGAGCGGGCCAGGTCAGCTGTGTGGATGTCTTCCCTTAGAGACAGCCTAGGAAATACTCATTTTGGTTTGTTCAATGTTCCAAGTTTGCCGAACTTGGAGTATTGTTGTATATATTCGGAATCCGGGTCCTAAAGTTCTTTGTTCTAGGGAACTGACTGAGGGTTTGAGGCTTGGTTGTACCTCCTCGGAAAGTGTTCTGTCCATGTCATGTTGTGTCTTGGCTGGTATATATCACTCTAGTGTGTCCCATCAGATCCTTTCTAGAGTGGCCTTTTGTCCTTGAGATCTGAGGCCATGACTGTGGTTTGGGAGGGTACATTGTGATGGCCGTGGTGTGAAAGGCAGGGGAAGATATGATGGGATAGGATCAGTGGGGAGTCCACAGTACCAAGGAGGGGACGATAAGGTAGGACATACGGTAAAAGTGACAGTGGTATGGGGGGGCGGGGTACCAGGGTAGCTACAATGGCGGTGGTAAGGAGGGGTATTTGGGGTGAGGTGTCCACAGTGGTGGTTTTAGTAATGGTGGCCGccatggtggtggtgggagggagcttAAGGTGGGCTGTTCATGGTGTCGGTGGTAGCGAAGGGGTCGCCATGGTGGCCATGCTGTTGGTTTGGCGGTGAGCGAGGTGGCCACTCTTTTAGTGATAATGGAGGGGATGGCAGGGTGACCAGCAAGGTGATTTTGGTGGCCATGGTGGGCGGGGGCAGCAAGTGACCGTCATGGTGGTGGTAGGGAGGGACTGTGGTGGGGAGGGACGGCGGGGGTGGCTGCCATGAGGGTGATACAAAGAGGGTGGCACATTGAAAAGGGTGACCCACCAGGGTTTATTATGTGTGGGGGCGGCGGAGCAGCCATGCTATTGTTGAAGGGAGGGGGGCGATTGGATGGTagtgggggtggtgatggtggtgtaTGGGAGCTTTGGCCGAGTGGCCGCCACGGTTGTGGTAGAGTGAGCTTGGTAAGAGGGGGCATTGGGGTGGAGGCAGCGGACAGGGAATTTGGTGAAGGCCTGATGCAGTCGTGAGTGGTCCACAGCCCCCAGTTTGAGGAAAAGGGAGAACGTTCAGTTTTCTCTGACCTGAGGCAGTCTTAGGTGTTGGCTGCTGCCCACCGTTCACCTGAAGGGATGGCTGAAGAAATGTTTGTCTGTCATAGTCCCTCGTTTTTGTGGTTTTGGTGTAAGATTAGGGATATGGCGTGCAGAGCTTGCTTTATGAATTTTGTGAGAGTCATGCAGGTTCTGGGCTGTAATACTGCAGAGGTGTCTCTTGTTTGCATTGATTTTCTGCATTCGGAGTAAGGTTTTCGAAAGTCGCTTGGGGGCTCTTAGGGGTCCAGTGCCGCGTCACAAGCATTGTGCGACTCGCCAAAGATGGCTGCCGCTGCAGATGTGCAAATCTGCGCAGGCGCGACAGGGTAGGGggcagccaccccctccccagtgccgcagtggggggaggggtagttTATGTAGCCTCTGCCGCGCGGCAATTTCAGCGGCATCCTCAAAGCGTGGTGCTAAGGGGAGGAGGCGGGCAACAGTGGATAGCCACCCCCTCCAAAGTGCTGCAGTAGGGAAGGGTGCAGGATTTGGGATGCGCAGGCGCAACAGAAAACAGCGTCTCTGCCCTGCAGTGGGGCGGGCACCAGAGGAGGGGGTTTGCGCAGCCTCCGCCTGGTGGGGATGGCTGCCACCCCCCTTCACCTGTCCGCTGTAATGGCTGCACCTTCCCTGTTGTGCTGcagtgggtggagggaaggaggacaCAGAATTGTTGAGCCTGTACcttgagacacccccccccccaccttttcccCATAAGGTCACTTCCAAGGGGAGAGGACAATGAGGCAAAGGATTTGTATATTCTATGCCTGCGTGGACTGGCAGCCAAGCTGTGCCCCTGCCTTTCTATGGTGCTGTAGAAAGGAGAGATGGGGGCCTGGAGGGCAAGAAAGGCAAAGCCATCCTATGATCCACAGTGCTACGGGTGCAGAAGATTTTAAATCTGTGTTCTGACTTTTTAGAAAGGCCcaccttttcattttcatagatTCCCTAGGTTGTATTGTGAACAATCTAATTGTTGTTACTATTCAGAGGGGATTCAGTAACCCCTTAAACAACTCTCCTTCCTATAacatttgatttccattttccagatttgGTCACTCTACACCTGCATCACCTTtaagaatgtgttttatttcttaatctttgGATATTACTTTCGTGATGTCGCTTTTATGGACAATTTCCTTAAACCGGGCATCAGGGCTTCTCCAGGGTTCTTAGGAGCTGAGAATTGTAAATTTCGTGTGCTCAAGAACAGAGGAGAGCATCAGAAGAGTAGAATGCTACCGGGGTGTGAGTATTGAATTAGGGACTTGTTGCCcccgttttatttttaaagtgatacTTTTGATCGATCAGTTTTGAAGTTGGAGCTACTGTGAAAACTTGGTGAGAAAGTACAATTAACAAAGTAACTATTCTAGTATTCCGTATTCCACCTTTTGTGGGAGGCATTTTCAAGGATATTGTTTTCCTTCACAGGATTTTGATGggcttgccttttcttttcttttcttttcttttcttttcttttcttttcttttcttttcttttcttttcttttcttttcttttctttctttctttctttctttctttctttctttctttctttctttctttttctttctttctttccctctctctttctctttctttctttctttctttctttctttcttttttcctttcttcctttctttctttttttcccctcatctaTCGCAAACAATATGTCTGGTTGTGCTGAGTTGGAATGTAATTAAGGAAAACGTAAACCCAGAAGCCTTGGAAAGCTTGTTGTGGAATCTTTcagagtagttttaaaaatagcagaAGTCTGGAATTTTGTTGCTCATTTTTCCTACTTGTATACACGTACTGCCTCAAATAACTATATTTTGATTTAACTTCTGATCATTTTGGCTATTTGCAAAATGAGTGTGTATTATACTGGTCAGCCATTTTGTAGTTTTTCACTCAGGCTTAGGATCTCAATATGGCGGATCCCTTTGGAAAGACCTCTGAGGTTTCAAGGTCTCTGCTGAGCCTGTTGAATATTTGGCTTAGTATGTGggctttttgaaaatcattttgaaaatgatcAGTCAGTGTGAACCCTTTCTGTGGTTTAAAGTGAGGAAGCAGTCCAGGGATTGTTGTATTGCTATCTAGGGCAAAGTACTGTCTGGTTTGGGTTTATTTAGAGATTATTTTGTATTAACTTGGTTTGCCAACTGCATCTGTCCAGTGCTTCTTTGCTGAAATACTTTCTGTATATGTGGTGATGCTACATCTTTATTTCTCCCCTTTACTCTAAATGTGCtcagatttgtttttgaaaaattccaCATTTAAGATGTCAAGGCCTCAAAAttaatctcttaatttttttaattggagtttaGTTGACACAGAATGCTCTATTAGTtccagatgtacaacatagtggttcAACAACTCTATGTGTTGTGCTATGTTCACAAATGTAGTTATCATCTTTCACCATTAGTGCTGTTgatatggtatttgactttctctgacttgtttcacttagcattaacaccctctagttccattcatcttgtcaaaaatgggaaatttttactttttatggctgagtaatattgtatgtgaatatatatgttgcatctttatccattcgtctatggGCAGATACTTATAtgattgctttcatatcttggctattaaaAATAGTGCTGCAGGCAACGCAGGGGTACCCGTGTCtgtgtctttttgaattagtgcttttgttttctttgggtaaatactcacaagtagaattactgaatcataggctatttctattttttattttatgatgaaCTTATATACTGTTGCCCACTGTGattacaccagtttacattctcccCAAGAATGCAATCAGTAggttgtctgtttgttttgttgatgttgtcctttgctgtgaaaaagctttttatttgggtGCAAGCCCTATAGTTTaatcttggttttgtttcccttgccagaggagacccatgtagaaaaatgttgctgaagCCAGTGTCCAAgaaattactgcttatgttttctctaaggaattttatggtttcaggtctgacatttagatcttaaatctgttttgagtttcttACTTTTTGACACTGCACTCTTGTGCTCAGATATATTTAGGAAGAATCCTTAAAGTAATCAGGGCATGAGTATTGTCTCAACCTGACAGGGACAATGAAGTTTTTGATCTTCAGTTTACATTTGGATTTTATTGCGGGTCCCCTTTATCCCCGCCTCTTTTGTGGCCCAGAGCCAGGAAGCTTGAGTAAGAGTTGTTGATGGTTAAGGTTGTCTCCTTCACTAACAAATGTTGGGTAAGGAAGTGATTTCTTTTGCCTCCTAGTTCCTGAATGCTGATGGcttagaatttactttttaatgataCCATGGGTTTTGTTTGAGACGAACTGACTTTGTTTATGAGATCTGTAGACTGAGATgacctcatattttcttttatttttcattcttgagATCTTAGTAGTTGAATttcaattaagttttttttttcttttttttggtaggaTATAAGGCATATTAAATATTTGACAATGTTTAGGCTACTGGGAAAAACATTGTGTGATCTGATCACTTTTAAGTAAGTTGTATGCctaacgtgggacttgaactgacaacaccaaaatcaagagtcccatacctgcatgctcaaccaactgagccagctaagcaccccatcttttttcctttaaatgcttattttctgaAAGCTGGTTTCTAGGTTGGAAATGCAGTAGGAAGATTATAAATGCAAACACATGTATGCATATTTAGAACAAACTTCTAATGTTATCAAAACACATCTGCTCATAGATGATTTTACATGTAGCTTTAAAAATGGGTTCAGAAAATTGAATAATTCGTATGCTGGTTCTTAAATGAACTCAGATCCTTTCATACTGAGCAACTGGTATGAAGGGGTAAAGGAgctgaacattttcattttaaagattttttggtAATGATGTATTCTTAATTATACTATTAGGTTAATCATAATTGTCCATGAACatagacatttttattatataattttaatataatattgtattaagtATATTTGTGAAGCCATGTTTCATCAGTAAATACTTAATTACTTTTTGGGACTGAATGACATTCCATCGTATTGAATATACCATACcacaccatattttgtttatccattttttggtGGTTGtgctttgggttgtttccactttttggttctTATGATTAATGCTGCTAGGAACAATCACACtcaagttaatgtttttttatttcattccctcTAGGAGTGGAGTTACTGTGTCAAATGTTAACTATATTGTTCACAATTTTAGGAAGTGCCAGAGGCTGCACCATTTCATGGTCCGACTAGcaatttctccacctcctccttcacTCCTGAGGTGTGAAGTGGTGTGTTTatagtttgatttgcatttccctaatgactataGTGATACTAAGTATATTTTCTCATGCTAATGtaaatttgtatgtctttggaaagcCGTCTGTTCTaatctttcacccattttgaagtGGAGTTTTGTTATCAAATTATATACTCTTATCATTTAAAACTCTTGATGTACAGATGTGATGTGTAAATGATTTCTCTTGCTTGGTTAGAACATTAAAGTTTTTGAAGCAATAAAGCACCTTGGGCTTACTAGAAAGCTATTTGATTGGATTACTTTGGTtctaacatgaattttaaaatagcaaaacagtTCAGAGAATTAGCTTTGGGGCTATTTCCTTTGAATTCTGGCTTTCAAATAAATATGTTGCgtaacttttataaaatatttttccttctatcatttctgatttaacatttttaaattgcagtTTTAGGAGTGGTTCCTGTAGTTTCTAACATGGAATACCAGGTGCAAGATTTCATGCTTAGATCCATTGAGCAGCCATTTTGTGAGCTGTTCTGCAAATCATAAGATGGTGGTAGCTTATGgtattggttttcctttttttttgcttaagcATCCCTTTTATCTCTTATTGTGCAAATCCTAGGAAAACAGCATTTGCATAGGAAGTTGCTTAAGTAGAAATTCTACATTTTCAGCTTTATGCTTTATTCTATTCTATAGGATCTATCctaaaaagatattttcagactaGTTTTGAAATCATCATTGCTGTTTTCTCAGGGTATGCAGGTATGGGTAGTGAGTAGGTCAGTGTATATAAACGTATTTCAGTGAATGTAAAGTTTTAATCTGTACATgtaaaaataagtggaaatactttatttttgcttaacTGATATCATCTTCACCCCACCACACCGTGCTGTTCTCTGACATTAAAGGGCTTCTAAAGGGGAAAGTGGCTTTAGGATAGATCCTGACTGTTGGAAGGTattctaatattaaaattttgtcttgtttattttcccccatttttattgAGACACAGTTGATGTATATTactactgtactttttttttttttttttgagagacagagaatggcggaagggacagaaagaggagcaGACGGGATCCCAAGTGCTTGGGACTCtactctgacagcagagagcttgatgtaggtctcaaactcaggaaccatgagatcatgacatgggaggaagtcagatggttaaccaactgagacacccaggcacacTACTACTGTACCTTGTTTTAATTAGATTATAAGCACTTTAAAATCTCCATCATATTAAATACAGCTCTAAATAAGCCTTTAACTAAGtggttattttaaagttattgaaGTCTATCAAAtaaattctgctttctgtttcaggGACCGCTTACACCTGAGACGGACCACGGAGCAGCACGTACCAGAGGTGGAAGTACAAGTTAAACGTAGAAGGACAGCCTCACTGAGCAACCAAGAGTGAGTACATTCTGGGTTGAGAACCAGTTTAggtcataattatttttcaaatcgGAACAAAGTATAATGCAATGAGGGTGTATTGAAGTGAATTTATTAATGAAAGAACCATAGGACtgtaatatagaaaatatagcaaaatggTTAAATTATTCTTAAACATGTGGTACTAATTTCTGTTCAAAAATTTAGtaaagtgcatttctttttatcccATATGTGTATGTGGATTATATCTTCATTAAATTCTACATCTTTCAactttgatatttaaattatgcctgttttatttatgttgttaCTAAACTACTTTTTCTATGTTTGCAAAATGTTCTATGCATTTGATGGAAtgctaatttatatttatacttggcaatattcagatttttatttttgcttagtgcatttatccaattaaaaatttgaaatgcatggggcacctgggtggctaagtttgttaagtgtctgacttccacccaggtcatgatcccatggtttgtgagtttgagcctcacatcgggctctgcactgacagttcagagcctggaatctgctccagattctgtctccctctctttctgcctttacaccactcacactctgtctctgtctcaaaagtaaataaacaattaaaaaaaattaaacatttttgaagtgtacacattttttccttctccttagtTAGGATATCTACATGTAGATAcacttttaaatttagatttccaGAAGGgggattttaatataaaatatatcaacatttttAATGATCTGATACATACTGAGTATTTATTGGAACTTGTATTTTGTTTCTAATCTTGACAGTATCAGTGGGTGGCATTTTTGGCCCTTTCCCAAAGctgtttaattttgttattttccacaattacaagtaataaaaatacatgagtATAGTCTCTTTAAAACACATAACATTCAGGTAAAAAGTATTCACTTCAACTTACCATCAGTTGTTTCCCATTCCCTCCCTGGAGATAACCCACAGGTATGTAGATGTCTATACTTTCAgatctttttctgtttattcatgtgtatgcacacatggtagggagaggaggaaggcatACTTGTGATTTGTTTGGCTACATATGTAAGATTATTGTTCTGCAATCATATATCTTGGGGGGGTCTTTATGTCACTGCATATAAATCAACCTTATTGTACAAATTTTAGAGGAGGGGTGGTATGATAACATAATTACATTCATAATTAGCTTACTGATATTTAggctgtttgcatttcttttaaaaaaattttaatgttttatattttttgagagagagagagagagagacatagcacacgtgggggaggggcagagagagagggagacagaatccaaagcaggctccaggctctgagctgtcaacccagagcttgaagtggggctccaacccatggactttgaaatcatgacctgggcactcaaggactgaaccacccaggcgcccctaggctgtTTTGCATTTCTTAGCTATTATAAACAAAGATAAGGACA
This window harbors:
- the SNURF gene encoding SNRPN upstream reading frame protein, whose translation is MERARDRLHLRRTTEQHVPEVEVQVKRRRTASLSNQECQLYPRRSQQQQVPVLDFQAELRQAFLAETPRGG